AGAATGACGATCGCCCAAGGAGTGCTTTGCCTGACTGCCCGTGAGAAAGCCCCTAAAATCAGTATGAGCATTGATGGGTTTTTCTCTTCCTTAGCAGAAGAACGTGGAACAAAAGCGATTGGGGTGATTTTATCCGGTGGTGATGGTGATGGTTCTAGAGGATTGGAGGCAATTAAGGTAGCTGGTGGTATCACCTTTGCCCAATCTGGAGATTCTGCACAAGTTAATAGTATGCCCAATACCGCGATCGCCACAGGCTATGTAGACTTTATTTTGCCACCAGCCGCGATCGCCGAAAAGCTGGCAGATATTAGCCGACACCCCTATGTAACTAAAACAATACCTGCTGTTCTCAGTGAAGAGTCTACCGAGGGCAAAGATGCTCTCTCTCAGATTTTTAGCTTACTACGGACAACAGCAAGGATTGACTTTACCCACTATAAACACACCACAATCAAGCGCCGTATCTATCGACGTATGGCACTTTACCGACTTGAACATTTAGATGATTATGTGCGTTATCTCCAGGAAAATCCCGCAGAAGTTCAAGCTCTATATCAAGAAATTCTGATTAACGTCACTAATTTTTTCCGGGATGCCGTCGCCTTTGAAGCTCTCAAACGAGAAGTCTTTCCAGCAATTATGAGCGATCGCTCACCCGATTCACCTATTAGGATTTGGGTAGCAGGTTGCTCAACCGGTGAAGAAGCCTACTCCATCGCTATCTGTCTCTTAGAGTTTTTGGCACACCAACCTCGTCAGCCAGCAATTCAAATTTTTGCCACCGATGTCAGCGAAATGGCGATCGAAAAAGCCCGTCTCGGTATTTATCAGGCAAATCAAGTTATGGGTGTATCCTCCGAGCGACTCCAGCGCTTCTTTACCCCGGTGGAGGGAGGATATCAAATTAATAAGACAGTGCGGGAATTATGTATCTTTGCTCGCCAAAACCTGATCGCCGATCCACCTTTTTCCCGATTGAACTTGATTAGTTGTCGTAATGTCTTGATTTATTTTGGAGCTTCTTTACAAAAGAAAGTTTTGCCCATGTTTCATTACGGTTTGATGCCCACAGGCTTTTTACTGTTAGGTAGTTCCGAGACAGTGGGAGAATTTTCTGATCTATTTTCTTTAGTTGATCGCAAATCCAAAATTTATGGTAAACAACCCTCCTCGGTGCGATTGAGCATGGATGTCATTGCTAGTAGCTATCCTGTAGAAATTGTCAGTCCCCAACCTATCCTGAATCAGGAAAGCCACAATGAGGTAGAGCTACATAAAACAGCAGATCAGATTGTTTTAAATCAATATGCTCCCGTTGGAGTTGTCATTGATACTCAACTAGAAATTTTACAATTTCGGGGACAAACAGGAGCCTATCTGGAACCATCTCCCGGAAGAGCTAGCCTTAATCTCCTGAACATGATTAAAGAAGGATTACGGCTAGAACTACGAACTGCCTTTCACCAGGCAAAGCAAGACGGGCAAGCCGTGAGAAAAGAGGGCATACCCCTGAGGGAGGCTTCTAACGTCAGTACAGACTTACCAGTTCGGACTCGTCAAGTTCGTCTAGATGTCATTCCCTTCAAACCTGGGGCAAATAGTGAAGACTACTTTTTGGTTTTGTTTGCAGAGATGCCAGCAGTGCCATCAATTGAGGCAGAATCCCAGAGCAGTCGTCGGAGTCAATCTAGACGCAAACAAGCTAGTAGGGAACAAGAAGAAATTCATCGACTACAACAAGAATTAAACACTACCAAAGCCTATCTTCAGTCAATTATTGAAGAACAGCAAGCGACAAATCAAGACCTCAGGGCTGCCAACGAAGAGATTTTATCTAGCAATGAAGAACTACAAAGTACTAACGAGGAGCTACAAACAGCTAAGGAAGAGATTCAAGCTACTAATGAAGAATTGAGTACCATTAATGACGAACTTTACCGACGACACGCCGAAACAACTCAGATTAGCAACAATTTCCAAAATTTGCTGACTAGCATTCATATTCCCATTCTGATGTTAGAAGGAGATTTACGAATTCGCTGTTTTACTCCCACTGCTAGCCATCTGTTCAACCTGATTCCCACTGATATTGGTCGCCCTTTGAGTGATATCAAGCATAATCTGAATATTCCCGATTTAGAGCAGCAGATATTGGAGGTGATTAATACCCTGAATATCAAAAGTCAAGAAGTTCAAGATCAAGAAGGGCATTGGTATGATCTACGCATTCGCCCCTACCGTACCCTCGATAACCGGATTGATGGGGCTGTGGTTATCTTAGTTGAAATTGATATACTCAAGCGTAGTGCTGACCAAATTAGAGAAGCGCGAGACTACGCAGAAGCAATCGTCCAGACAGTACGACAATCCCTGCTGGTGCTGAATGCCGAACTGCAAGTTGTGAGGGCAAATCAACGGTTTTATGAAACATTCCAAGTCTCACCCAGCGAAACCGAGCAATGCCAGATTTTTGACTTGGGAAATGGACAATGGAATATTCCTAAATTGCGATCGCTCCTCGAAGAACTCCTACCCCAGAATACACAAATTCAAGATTTTCCTGTAGAGCATGAATTTGAACGTATTGGACACA
The Calothrix sp. 336/3 DNA segment above includes these coding regions:
- a CDS encoding chemotaxis protein CheB; translation: MNIKRSPNPDSSINAVNQTSVGKSQVNQSELFPVVGIGASAGGLEAFTQLLSHLPVDTGMAFVLVQHLDPKQKSLLSEILSRVTQMPVCEVHDGIEVEANHVYVIPPNTRMTIAQGVLCLTAREKAPKISMSIDGFFSSLAEERGTKAIGVILSGGDGDGSRGLEAIKVAGGITFAQSGDSAQVNSMPNTAIATGYVDFILPPAAIAEKLADISRHPYVTKTIPAVLSEESTEGKDALSQIFSLLRTTARIDFTHYKHTTIKRRIYRRMALYRLEHLDDYVRYLQENPAEVQALYQEILINVTNFFRDAVAFEALKREVFPAIMSDRSPDSPIRIWVAGCSTGEEAYSIAICLLEFLAHQPRQPAIQIFATDVSEMAIEKARLGIYQANQVMGVSSERLQRFFTPVEGGYQINKTVRELCIFARQNLIADPPFSRLNLISCRNVLIYFGASLQKKVLPMFHYGLMPTGFLLLGSSETVGEFSDLFSLVDRKSKIYGKQPSSVRLSMDVIASSYPVEIVSPQPILNQESHNEVELHKTADQIVLNQYAPVGVVIDTQLEILQFRGQTGAYLEPSPGRASLNLLNMIKEGLRLELRTAFHQAKQDGQAVRKEGIPLREASNVSTDLPVRTRQVRLDVIPFKPGANSEDYFLVLFAEMPAVPSIEAESQSSRRSQSRRKQASREQEEIHRLQQELNTTKAYLQSIIEEQQATNQDLRAANEEILSSNEELQSTNEELQTAKEEIQATNEELSTINDELYRRHAETTQISNNFQNLLTSIHIPILMLEGDLRIRCFTPTASHLFNLIPTDIGRPLSDIKHNLNIPDLEQQILEVINTLNIKSQEVQDQEGHWYDLRIRPYRTLDNRIDGAVVILVEIDILKRSADQIREARDYAEAIVQTVRQSLLVLNAELQVVRANQRFYETFQVSPSETEQCQIFDLGNGQWNIPKLRSLLEELLPQNTQIQDFPVEHEFERIGHKQMLLNARKMPLLDGKQMILLSIEEICDRP